Proteins encoded together in one Aminipila butyrica window:
- a CDS encoding serine hydrolase, whose protein sequence is MNLLSEESCVVGNSDVFVSAGIAKLPIIVEAFRQIDAGILKKNNSYYLKETDKVPSLGALNNLHESIELTIEDLYKLMIIVSDNTATNILIEILGIHNINHTMAAMGFDKTRIERKFFDKKKAAEGFENKFSLVEMGELLRRLYHLQVISSEFSQEIINILKEQQRNNIIPYYFEEEMPIAHLQGADFKILHNIGIVFSENPFIICMGSNDVNTRKLESIMRDIALMCYNHANK, encoded by the coding sequence TTGAATCTATTATCAGAAGAAAGCTGTGTGGTGGGAAATTCTGATGTGTTTGTATCCGCAGGAATTGCAAAACTTCCTATTATAGTAGAGGCTTTCAGGCAAATTGATGCAGGAATTTTGAAGAAAAACAATTCATACTATTTAAAAGAAACCGATAAAGTACCTTCTCTGGGAGCTTTGAACAATCTTCATGAATCTATAGAGCTTACTATAGAAGATCTTTACAAGCTAATGATTATCGTCAGTGATAATACAGCTACTAATATCCTAATTGAAATACTTGGAATCCATAATATCAATCACACCATGGCAGCTATGGGTTTTGATAAGACTAGGATTGAAAGAAAATTTTTTGACAAAAAGAAAGCCGCTGAGGGTTTTGAAAACAAATTTTCTCTGGTTGAGATGGGAGAACTGCTCAGGAGATTATACCATCTCCAAGTCATATCCTCTGAATTTAGTCAGGAAATTATTAATATTTTAAAAGAACAGCAGCGAAATAATATTATTCCTTATTATTTTGAAGAAGAAATGCCTATTGCCCATTTGCAGGGAGCTGATTTTAAAATTTTGCATAATATCGGTATTGTTTTTTCAGAGAACCCGTTTATTATCTGCATGGGTTCTAATGATGTGAACACAAGGAAATTAGAGAGCATTATGAGAGATATTGCCTTAATGTGTTATAATCATGCAAACAAGTAA